In Paenibacillus sp. FSL M7-0420, a single genomic region encodes these proteins:
- a CDS encoding phosphoketolase family protein produces MGLTIEQVDYSSKTYLAKLDAYWRATNYISVGQLYLKDNPLLREPLKDADVKVKPIGHWGTIPGQNFIYAHLNRVITKYDLNMFYIEGPGHGGQVMVSNSYLDGSYTEIYPQITQDIPGLKKLFKQFSFPGGVASHAAPETPGSIHEGGELGYSLSHSVGSILDNPELISAVVVGDGEAETGPLAASWLSNRFINPITDGAVLPILHLNGFKISNPTILSRMSREELTAYFAGNGWEAFFVEGENPDLMHPEMAKVLDTIVERIAAIQKNARENNDTARPVWPMLVFRSPKGWTGPKSWDGVPNEGSFRAHQVPIPVDQKNMKHAPALLEWLNSYRPEELFDANGRLNADLAEILPTGDRRMGMNPVTNAGKLIKDLHKPNFRNYTLDNSVPGQVIAQDMAVLGKYLKEVVTLNEENRNFRIFGPDETMSNRLGPVFEVTKRQWMDAIQEPQDEFLAPYGRVIDSQLSEHQAEGILEGYVLTGRHGFFASYEAFLRVVDSMITQHFKWLRKATDQTWREDIPSLNVIATSTVFQQDHNGYTHQDPGLLGHLADKKPEFIREYLPSDANSLLAVFDTILNDRQKINLIVSSKHPRPQWFSADEAQELVTKGLKIIDWASTDKGGEPDLVIASSGTEPTMEALAAISILHEKLPELKIRYINVVDLLKLRSQKLDPRGLSDEEFDQFFTKDKPVIFAFHGYEGLIKDLFFDRHNHNLHVHGYRENGDITTPFDMRVLNQMDRFDLTKEAVLSLPEASKYQAIADEMDAMVQKHHAYIREEGIDLPEVENWVWKALN; encoded by the coding sequence TCCTCGAAAACGTATCTGGCAAAGCTTGATGCTTACTGGCGTGCAACGAACTACATTTCCGTAGGCCAGCTTTATTTGAAGGATAACCCGTTGTTAAGAGAACCGCTGAAGGATGCAGATGTCAAAGTGAAGCCGATCGGACACTGGGGGACCATCCCTGGGCAGAACTTTATCTATGCGCACCTGAACCGTGTAATCACTAAATATGATCTCAACATGTTCTATATTGAAGGCCCGGGCCATGGCGGCCAGGTGATGGTGTCGAACTCTTATCTGGACGGAAGCTACACCGAAATCTATCCGCAGATCACCCAAGACATCCCTGGTCTGAAAAAGCTGTTCAAGCAGTTCTCCTTCCCTGGCGGTGTTGCCTCCCATGCGGCTCCTGAAACACCCGGATCGATTCATGAAGGCGGCGAGCTGGGTTACTCCCTGTCGCACAGCGTGGGCTCAATTCTGGATAACCCTGAGCTGATCTCCGCAGTAGTGGTAGGTGACGGCGAAGCAGAGACCGGTCCGCTGGCCGCTTCCTGGCTGTCCAACCGGTTCATCAACCCGATTACAGACGGTGCGGTATTACCGATTCTGCACTTGAACGGCTTCAAGATCAGTAACCCGACCATCCTCTCCCGGATGAGCAGAGAAGAATTAACCGCCTATTTTGCCGGAAACGGCTGGGAAGCATTCTTCGTGGAAGGTGAGAACCCTGATCTGATGCACCCGGAAATGGCGAAGGTGCTGGATACGATCGTAGAGAGAATTGCCGCCATTCAGAAGAATGCCCGTGAAAATAACGATACTGCCCGTCCGGTATGGCCGATGCTGGTCTTCCGCTCCCCTAAAGGCTGGACCGGTCCGAAATCGTGGGATGGCGTGCCGAACGAAGGCTCTTTCCGTGCACACCAGGTACCGATTCCTGTGGATCAGAAAAACATGAAGCATGCTCCGGCGCTGCTGGAATGGCTGAACAGCTACAGACCTGAAGAATTGTTCGATGCTAACGGCCGTCTGAACGCGGATCTGGCGGAAATTCTGCCAACCGGCGACAGACGTATGGGGATGAACCCGGTAACGAATGCCGGTAAACTGATCAAAGACCTGCACAAGCCGAATTTCCGCAACTACACCTTAGATAATTCTGTTCCGGGTCAAGTGATTGCGCAGGATATGGCCGTGCTGGGGAAATACCTGAAAGAGGTTGTTACGCTCAACGAAGAGAACCGCAACTTCCGGATCTTTGGACCGGATGAGACCATGTCCAACCGTCTGGGACCTGTATTCGAAGTGACCAAGCGCCAATGGATGGACGCTATTCAGGAACCGCAGGATGAATTCCTCGCTCCGTATGGCCGTGTCATTGACTCCCAGTTATCAGAGCATCAGGCAGAGGGGATTCTGGAAGGGTACGTACTGACCGGCCGCCACGGATTCTTCGCCAGCTATGAAGCGTTCCTGCGCGTGGTCGATTCGATGATCACCCAGCACTTCAAGTGGCTGCGCAAGGCGACAGATCAGACCTGGAGAGAAGATATTCCATCCCTGAACGTCATCGCTACATCGACCGTGTTCCAGCAAGACCATAACGGTTATACCCACCAAGATCCGGGTCTGCTCGGCCATCTGGCTGACAAGAAGCCTGAATTCATCCGTGAGTATCTGCCGTCCGATGCGAACAGCCTGCTGGCTGTATTCGACACGATCCTGAATGACCGTCAGAAGATCAACCTGATCGTATCCTCCAAGCATCCGCGTCCACAGTGGTTCTCGGCCGATGAAGCTCAGGAGCTGGTAACTAAAGGACTCAAAATCATTGACTGGGCCAGCACCGACAAAGGCGGCGAGCCGGATCTCGTAATTGCTTCTTCCGGTACAGAACCAACTATGGAAGCCTTGGCTGCGATCTCGATCCTGCATGAGAAGCTGCCTGAGCTGAAGATCCGCTACATCAACGTGGTCGACCTGCTGAAGCTGAGAAGTCAGAAGCTTGATCCGCGCGGCTTGTCTGACGAGGAGTTTGATCAATTTTTCACAAAAGACAAACCGGTCATCTTCGCCTTCCACGGCTATGAAGGCCTGATCAAAGACCTGTTCTTCGACCGCCACAACCATAACCTGCATGTGCACGGCTACCGCGAGAATGGCGACATCACGACACCGTTCGATATGCGTGTACTCAACCAGATGGACCGCTTCGACCTCACGAAGGAAGCGGTGCTGAGTCTGCCGGAAGCAAGCAAATACCAGGCTATCGCTGACGAGATGGATGCTATGGTGCAGAAGCACCACGCGTACATCCGTGAAGAGGGCATCGACCTCCCAGAGGTTGAGAACTGGGTATGGAAGGCTTTGAACTAA
- a CDS encoding TIGR03915 family putative DNA repair protein yields the protein MFKPSALAYTYDGSFEGLLCCVFESYAWKEIPLAIHAEGGEIGLLLEAKWIETDKEKAARVLKSLPLRISREAEELVRLGFWSCAPDKEMLLLNFLYLGFQHGRKVMNMLADDTVNSLMKAVQQLRHEAHLYTGFVRFSVYGPVMAAVIEPQGYVLPVIREHFCDRFQGESFMIYDQTHGAALIHEPGREAIVPLSGWTPPEPDETEEAYRRLWTGFYHAIGIKERRNDRLRSSKMPKRYWKHMLEMNGSNGVPVLTAAQRKKVLQPETSSIPDNPETIIQLQSSDTKSAPQPST from the coding sequence ATGTTCAAGCCGTCCGCACTGGCGTACACCTATGACGGAAGCTTCGAGGGTCTGCTGTGCTGTGTATTTGAGAGCTATGCCTGGAAGGAGATTCCGCTGGCAATTCATGCTGAAGGCGGAGAAATAGGCCTGCTGCTGGAAGCGAAATGGATTGAGACCGACAAGGAGAAGGCCGCGCGGGTACTGAAGTCCCTGCCGCTGCGGATCAGCCGCGAAGCCGAGGAGCTGGTGCGTCTGGGCTTCTGGAGCTGCGCCCCCGATAAGGAAATGCTGCTGCTGAACTTCCTGTATCTCGGCTTCCAGCATGGCCGCAAGGTGATGAATATGCTGGCTGATGATACTGTTAACAGTCTGATGAAGGCCGTTCAGCAGCTCCGGCATGAAGCGCATCTGTATACAGGCTTCGTCCGCTTCTCTGTATACGGCCCGGTCATGGCCGCAGTCATTGAACCGCAGGGCTATGTGCTGCCTGTAATCCGGGAACACTTCTGCGACCGGTTCCAGGGGGAGAGCTTCATGATCTACGACCAGACGCACGGGGCGGCGCTGATTCATGAGCCCGGACGGGAGGCCATCGTTCCCTTAAGCGGGTGGACTCCACCCGAGCCCGATGAGACCGAGGAAGCGTACCGCCGCTTATGGACCGGCTTCTATCACGCCATCGGCATCAAGGAGCGCCGCAATGACCGGCTGCGTTCCTCTAAGATGCCGAAGCGCTATTGGAAGCACATGTTGGAGATGAATGGGAGTAATGGTGTCCCTGTACTCACCGCGGCGCAGCGGAAGAAGGTATTGCAGCCGGAGACCTCATCGATCCCGGACAACCCGGAGACCATAATCCAGCTCCAATCATCGGACACAAAAAGCGCCCCGCAGCCATCAACATGA
- a CDS encoding putative DNA modification/repair radical SAM protein codes for MEKLEILTASAKYDVACTSSGSDRKGQAGALGNTSPMGICHSFAADGRCISLLKVLMTNGCVYDCAYCINRKSNPIRRAAFTPEEIADITMQFYRRNYIEGLFLSSGIMRNPDYTTEQLIAALELLRNVYHFNGYIHVKAIPGADEALLSRLGLLADRMSVNIELPSQESLGRLAPDKSKVSILKPMGLITSRIKENRSDIVKYNHAPRFAPAGQSTQMIVGATPDTDYQILNLTEGLYRKYSLKRVFFSAYTPVVEDSLLPALDTKPPLLREHRLYQADWLLRFYGFKANELLDEAVPNFNPLLDPKCSWAVNHREQFPVEINRAPYEMLLRVPGIGVRSAQRIVKARRAGSLDFHALKKLGVVLKRAQFFITCKDKPLEGLKVSEHTLLRSLMSGQQLALQQPQVEQLTLFDDFNLSTLPAAGDWNSFNKGAKA; via the coding sequence ATGGAGAAACTAGAGATTCTGACCGCTTCCGCCAAATATGATGTGGCGTGCACTTCAAGCGGTTCCGACCGCAAGGGCCAGGCCGGGGCGCTCGGCAACACCTCTCCGATGGGCATCTGTCACAGCTTCGCGGCGGACGGGCGCTGTATCTCGCTGCTGAAGGTGCTTATGACCAACGGTTGTGTATATGATTGTGCCTATTGCATCAACCGCAAATCTAACCCCATTCGCCGGGCGGCCTTCACCCCCGAAGAGATCGCAGATATCACCATGCAATTCTACCGCCGTAATTATATAGAAGGACTATTTCTTAGCTCAGGCATTATGCGCAATCCGGACTACACCACAGAGCAGTTAATTGCCGCACTTGAGCTGCTGCGCAATGTCTATCATTTCAACGGATATATTCATGTAAAAGCCATCCCCGGAGCAGACGAAGCCCTGCTGTCCAGACTTGGGCTGCTCGCCGACCGCATGAGCGTCAACATCGAGCTGCCCTCGCAGGAGAGCCTCGGACGGCTCGCACCTGATAAGAGCAAGGTATCCATCCTGAAGCCGATGGGGCTGATTACCAGCCGGATCAAGGAGAACCGCTCCGATATCGTCAAGTATAACCATGCTCCCCGCTTCGCTCCGGCTGGACAGAGCACCCAGATGATCGTGGGAGCAACGCCAGATACCGATTACCAGATTCTGAATCTGACGGAAGGCTTATACCGCAAATACTCACTTAAGCGCGTATTCTTCTCGGCCTACACCCCGGTGGTAGAGGATTCCCTCCTGCCCGCTCTAGACACCAAGCCGCCGCTGCTGCGGGAACACCGGCTCTATCAAGCCGATTGGCTGCTGCGCTTCTACGGCTTCAAGGCGAATGAATTATTGGATGAGGCCGTGCCGAACTTCAACCCGCTGCTGGACCCCAAGTGCAGCTGGGCCGTTAACCACCGGGAGCAGTTCCCCGTTGAGATCAACCGCGCCCCGTACGAAATGCTGCTGCGTGTACCCGGCATCGGCGTAAGAAGTGCACAGCGGATCGTGAAGGCCAGACGGGCCGGATCGCTCGATTTCCACGCGCTGAAGAAGCTGGGAGTGGTCCTCAAGCGTGCCCAGTTCTTCATCACCTGCAAGGACAAACCGCTGGAAGGGCTGAAGGTAAGCGAGCATACGCTGCTCCGCTCCCTCATGTCCGGGCAGCAGCTGGCTCTCCAGCAGCCGCAGGTGGAACAGCTCACGCTGTTCGATGACTTCAACCTCTCCACCTTGCCCGCCGCCGGGGACTGGAACAGCTTCAACAAGGGGGCGAAGGCCTGA